Proteins encoded within one genomic window of Abditibacteriota bacterium:
- a CDS encoding methylenetetrahydrofolate reductase translates to METNNTLRGTSAFHVEIIPPKQDSVKLEDDLRLFAAKFERVMASGFTASITDNAMGLLAFQGHETIEELGLEPRPGQVLIHLNTFHTKETLDEILETCLRLGIGSVLAISGDGSPRLPKLKPEDVEARGTEAVTSVELIRYIRRHYPSFTVGAAFNPYEPEEHEFDKLDRKLEAGASFVITQPIIGKNAVVDRVLANYPELPVTVEAWMSKKLYLLSDVVGYPIPEDAVFDPIDTLRQLREIYPSCGSYLSLLGFKTQYDTIEQMAGREE, encoded by the coding sequence ATGGAGACAAACAATACACTACGGGGGACCTCGGCTTTTCACGTTGAGATCATCCCCCCAAAGCAGGACTCTGTGAAGCTGGAGGATGATCTCCGGCTGTTCGCCGCGAAGTTTGAGAGGGTCATGGCCAGCGGGTTTACCGCTTCCATCACCGACAACGCCATGGGGCTCCTGGCTTTTCAGGGGCATGAAACTATCGAGGAGTTAGGGCTGGAACCGCGCCCCGGCCAGGTGCTCATACATCTGAACACGTTTCACACAAAAGAAACGCTGGACGAAATACTGGAAACCTGCCTGCGGCTGGGTATTGGTTCTGTTCTTGCCATCAGCGGCGACGGCTCCCCCAGGCTTCCGAAGCTGAAGCCGGAGGACGTGGAAGCCCGGGGGACGGAAGCCGTCACCTCAGTGGAACTGATACGGTATATCCGCAGGCATTACCCTTCGTTTACGGTGGGAGCGGCCTTCAATCCCTACGAGCCGGAGGAGCACGAGTTTGACAAGCTGGACCGCAAGCTGGAGGCTGGCGCCTCCTTCGTCATCACCCAGCCCATCATCGGGAAAAACGCCGTGGTGGACAGAGTATTGGCCAATTATCCGGAACTGCCGGTGACCGTGGAAGCCTGGATGTCCAAAAAGCTGTATCTGCTGTCGGACGTGGTGGGCTATCCCATCCCCGAGGACGCGGTGTTCGATCCCATCGATACTCTGAGACAGCTGAGGGAGATATACCCGTCCTGCGGGTCTTATCTGTCTCTTTTGGGCTTCAAGACCCAGTACGATACAATTGAGCAAATGGCCGGGAGGGAGGAATGA
- a CDS encoding electron transfer flavoprotein subunit beta/FixA family protein, which translates to MKIVVCVKQVPATTDAKIDPETKRIVREGTKAVLNPFDLYAVEEAIRIRERAGGEVIALSMGPENAKNSLTEALSMGADRAVLLCDRQFGGSDTWATGYALSRAIETIGGVGLVICGKQAVDGDTAQVGPGIAARLDIMQAACVSAVEELGSDHITVSRMNENGYDRLRLRLPALITLVKDINMPRIPTLKNALKARQAEITVWTPGDIGAEPGLIGLNASPTRVVKTEPPAVRNSVTMNIGGEPAEAAKALADELLGRGLL; encoded by the coding sequence ATGAAAATAGTCGTATGTGTCAAGCAGGTCCCCGCGACCACGGACGCAAAGATAGATCCGGAGACCAAGAGAATAGTCCGCGAAGGGACCAAGGCCGTCCTGAACCCCTTTGACCTTTACGCCGTGGAGGAAGCCATCCGTATCCGCGAACGGGCGGGAGGAGAGGTCATCGCTCTTTCCATGGGGCCGGAAAACGCAAAGAATTCGCTCACAGAGGCCTTGTCCATGGGGGCCGACAGGGCTGTCCTCTTGTGCGACAGGCAGTTCGGCGGCTCCGATACCTGGGCCACCGGCTACGCCCTTTCCCGGGCCATAGAGACCATAGGGGGAGTCGGGCTGGTGATCTGCGGCAAACAGGCGGTGGACGGCGATACCGCCCAGGTGGGTCCCGGCATCGCAGCAAGGCTGGATATTATGCAGGCGGCCTGCGTGTCCGCTGTGGAAGAGCTCGGATCCGATCATATCACGGTCTCAAGAATGAACGAAAACGGGTACGACCGGCTCCGGCTCCGGCTCCCGGCTCTCATTACGTTGGTCAAGGATATAAACATGCCCCGGATCCCCACTCTGAAGAATGCGCTCAAGGCGAGACAGGCGGAGATCACGGTCTGGACTCCCGGCGACATAGGCGCCGAGCCCGGCCTGATAGGCCTGAACGCTTCGCCTACCCGGGTGGTGAAAACAGAGCCCCCCGCCGTGAGGAACTCCGTAACGATGAACATAGGGGGAGAGCCTGCCGAGGCGGCCAAAGCTCTTGCAGATGAGCTGTTGGGCCGCGGGCTGCTGTAA
- a CDS encoding electron transfer flavoprotein subunit alpha/FixB family protein has protein sequence MKMQNEQDKRSWKNVWTVAETADGAIHPVSYELLGAARRLADARGGEVWTVALGSGHEGEAGSLFAYGADKVILIDDSRLGAFNDELECNILERMVRKYMPETVLCAATSRGRALMPRLAGKLHAGLTADCTGLAIDPDNGDLLQTRPAFGGNIMATIRSSEYRPQMATVRPRVMAAPEPQQGRTGKIIRETVLPGDTLNVKEILQSVRRQEAAASLGDARIIVSGGRAMKGPEGFRLLERFASLIGGAVGASRAAVDNGWIAYPHQVGQTGATVQTDVYIACGISGQIQHLIGMQSCKTIIAIDIDDTTPMMKLADIAVKGDLFEIIPAVMKELEARKNQETNR, from the coding sequence ATGAAAATGCAAAACGAGCAGGACAAACGCTCCTGGAAAAACGTATGGACCGTTGCCGAGACCGCAGACGGCGCCATCCACCCGGTCTCATATGAGCTCCTGGGGGCGGCCCGGAGGCTGGCGGATGCCCGGGGCGGCGAAGTCTGGACCGTGGCTCTCGGCAGCGGCCACGAAGGCGAAGCCGGTTCCCTGTTCGCCTATGGCGCGGACAAGGTCATACTCATAGACGACAGCCGTCTGGGAGCTTTTAACGACGAGCTGGAATGCAATATCCTCGAGCGTATGGTAAGGAAATATATGCCGGAGACAGTGCTGTGCGCCGCCACCTCCCGGGGGCGGGCGCTGATGCCCAGGCTGGCCGGCAAGCTCCACGCAGGGCTTACCGCCGACTGTACGGGGCTGGCTATCGATCCCGACAACGGAGATCTGCTGCAGACCCGGCCCGCCTTCGGGGGCAACATCATGGCCACCATCAGAAGCAGCGAATACCGCCCGCAGATGGCCACGGTCCGCCCCAGAGTCATGGCCGCCCCCGAGCCGCAACAGGGCAGGACCGGCAAGATCATAAGGGAGACCGTTCTTCCGGGAGATACTCTCAACGTCAAGGAGATCCTGCAGAGCGTCCGTCGGCAGGAGGCTGCCGCGAGCCTGGGGGACGCCCGCATCATTGTGTCCGGGGGACGCGCCATGAAGGGGCCGGAGGGCTTCAGGCTGCTGGAGCGCTTTGCCTCGCTTATAGGAGGCGCCGTGGGGGCCAGCCGGGCTGCGGTGGACAACGGCTGGATAGCCTATCCGCATCAGGTGGGGCAGACCGGCGCCACGGTGCAGACGGACGTCTATATCGCCTGCGGTATCTCCGGACAGATACAGCACCTCATAGGGATGCAGTCCTGCAAGACCATTATCGCCATAGATATTGACGATACCACCCCCATGATGAAGTTAGCGGATATTGCGGTGAAGGGCGATCTGTTTGAGATAATACCCGCAGTCATGAAGGAGCTTGAGGCCCGGAAAAACCAAGAGACAAACCGCTGA
- a CDS encoding dihydropteroate synthase — MLIIGEKLNGAIKSVAEAIKNRDGEFVRDLASRQLACRADYLDICSGVPDEDAEVLKWMIGLIQEEHPEARFSLDSPSPDTILECIPLCKNPGMINSVSLEGDKLDRIFSAVRDMKEWKIVALLLDETGMPESVEKRVDSFHRIMDKVKEFGIDPDRIWFDPLVFTVGTSPDSFLNFVGAADRILEEYPDAHIVSGLSNISYGLPYRKAVNHAFLIGAMMHGMDGAIMDPLNRDMLGGLFAAEALLGRDEYCIEYLTAYREDLFGVKK; from the coding sequence ATGCTTATTATAGGAGAAAAACTGAACGGAGCCATCAAGTCGGTGGCGGAGGCTATCAAAAACAGAGACGGAGAGTTCGTCAGGGACCTGGCTTCCCGGCAGCTGGCCTGCAGGGCCGACTATCTGGATATTTGCTCCGGGGTGCCGGATGAAGACGCAGAAGTGCTGAAATGGATGATCGGGCTCATACAGGAGGAGCATCCGGAGGCGCGCTTCAGCCTGGACAGCCCCTCGCCGGACACCATCCTGGAGTGTATCCCACTGTGCAAAAATCCCGGGATGATCAACTCGGTGTCCCTGGAGGGAGACAAGCTGGACAGGATCTTTTCGGCAGTCAGGGACATGAAGGAATGGAAGATCGTGGCCCTGCTTCTGGACGAGACGGGAATGCCCGAGTCGGTGGAAAAAAGGGTGGACAGCTTTCACAGGATCATGGACAAGGTGAAGGAGTTCGGCATAGACCCGGACAGGATCTGGTTCGATCCCCTGGTGTTCACCGTGGGTACCTCTCCCGACAGCTTTCTGAACTTTGTAGGCGCGGCGGACAGGATACTTGAGGAATACCCGGACGCCCACATAGTCAGCGGCCTGTCCAATATCTCCTACGGCCTGCCCTACAGAAAAGCCGTGAACCACGCTTTTCTGATCGGAGCCATGATGCACGGTATGGACGGCGCTATCATGGACCCTCTTAACAGAGATATGCTGGGAGGCTTGTTCGCCGCCGAGGCTCTGCTGGGCAGGGACGAATACTGCATCGAATACCTGACCGCCTACAGAGAGGACCTGTTCGGAGTGAAGAAATAG
- a CDS encoding Na+/H+ antiporter NhaC family protein: MDGTFWAILPALIAIFLALLTKEVYSSLFCGIVVGALLANGFNPVESFNTIAIKGLSEPVADLAGISIFLVILGSMVMMLNKSGGSQAFGVSVKKKIKSRIGAGLSTFALGVLIFIDDYFNCLTVGSVMRSVTDRYRISRAKLSYLIDATAAPICMIAPISSWAAAVSGVADDMGSGISGIQLFIQAIPYNFYSLLTLVFILIITTMDFDYGKMKEAQEKALAGDLGGEDAPETEVTDTKGKVIDLILPVIVLIIICFVAMLYCGGYYGKTPWTGTENMGSIIAAFGNTDAFIALPMGSLAAFILSMIYFLIRRTIPFREIMDCIPKGFAAMVPSIMILTLATGLKNITGSLGAADFVQHLMMGASTGLFNMLPAVIFVVSVALAFATGTSWGTFGLMIPVVMAAFKVGDPLLIIGISACLAGAVCGDHCSPISDTTVMSSAGAQIKHIDHVTTQFPYALSVAAVSFVSFVIAGFVKNWAIGLAAGIILVWLFLGIMRKRVGGKTPHPENV, encoded by the coding sequence ATGGATGGAACTTTCTGGGCGATATTGCCTGCCCTGATAGCAATTTTTCTGGCCCTGCTGACCAAAGAGGTGTATTCCTCCCTCTTCTGCGGCATAGTAGTAGGCGCCCTTCTGGCAAACGGCTTCAACCCCGTAGAATCTTTTAACACCATAGCGATAAAGGGCTTGTCCGAGCCCGTGGCCGATCTGGCGGGCATCTCCATCTTCCTGGTGATCCTGGGAAGCATGGTGATGATGCTCAACAAGTCCGGCGGCAGCCAGGCCTTCGGCGTGTCGGTAAAGAAAAAGATCAAGTCCAGGATAGGGGCGGGGCTGTCCACCTTTGCTCTGGGCGTGCTGATATTCATAGACGACTATTTCAACTGTCTCACCGTGGGATCCGTCATGCGCTCCGTCACGGACCGCTACAGGATATCCCGGGCAAAGCTGTCCTACCTCATAGACGCCACCGCGGCGCCCATATGTATGATAGCGCCCATATCCTCCTGGGCCGCCGCCGTTTCCGGCGTGGCTGACGATATGGGCAGCGGCATATCCGGCATCCAGCTGTTTATCCAGGCCATACCCTACAACTTTTATTCGCTGCTGACCCTGGTCTTCATCCTGATCATCACCACCATGGACTTTGACTACGGCAAGATGAAGGAAGCCCAGGAAAAGGCTCTCGCCGGCGATCTGGGAGGCGAAGACGCCCCCGAGACCGAAGTGACCGATACCAAGGGCAAGGTCATCGACCTGATACTGCCCGTCATAGTATTGATAATAATCTGCTTCGTGGCCATGCTCTACTGCGGCGGCTATTACGGCAAGACCCCCTGGACGGGCACTGAAAATATGGGCAGCATCATCGCCGCCTTCGGCAACACCGACGCTTTCATAGCGCTCCCTATGGGCAGCCTTGCAGCCTTTATCCTTTCCATGATATATTTCCTGATCCGCAGGACCATCCCCTTCCGGGAAATAATGGACTGCATACCCAAGGGCTTTGCCGCCATGGTACCCTCCATTATGATCCTCACCCTGGCCACCGGTCTGAAGAACATCACCGGCTCGCTGGGCGCCGCGGATTTCGTCCAGCACCTGATGATGGGCGCCTCCACCGGCCTCTTTAACATGCTGCCCGCAGTCATATTCGTAGTATCGGTGGCGCTGGCCTTTGCCACAGGCACCTCCTGGGGCACCTTCGGCCTGATGATCCCCGTAGTCATGGCAGCCTTTAAGGTGGGCGACCCGCTGCTCATCATCGGCATCTCCGCCTGTCTGGCAGGCGCCGTGTGCGGCGACCACTGCTCACCCATATCCGATACCACGGTCATGTCCTCCGCAGGAGCCCAGATCAAACACATCGACCACGTGACCACCCAGTTCCCCTACGCCCTGTCCGTAGCGGCCGTCAGCTTTGTATCCTTTGTGATAGCGGGCTTTGTGAAGAACTGGGCCATCGGCCTGGCGGCCGGCATCATACTGGTCTGGCTGTTCCTGGGCATCATGCGCAAGAGAGTGGGCGGCAAGACGCCTCACCCGGAGAACGTATAA
- a CDS encoding sugar phosphate isomerase/epimerase, translating to MIDGLKTGLLINGSYAGMELSGICSDMKETGYDAVELLWSPGNVASMKAVAEKAGLEVSEIVLQQDYITRDPADAARNLSISLDCIAECADAGVDTVNVFSGPAPWIPDPVIVGKDISQGEAWRRLFAAFDELVPCAEENGVYLALEGVWCHLCHDFFTSKYLVDRYRSEYLGVNFDPSHDIVSNNTDVDFLIKGWGKAIKHIHLKDAAGMMEPGRFVFPLLGEGFVDWKAFRRALDDICYAGVCSVEFESAGYLVNYCGGDLRQAARLSFDILKKLLRKE from the coding sequence ATGATAGACGGATTGAAAACAGGCTTGCTGATCAACGGCTCCTATGCCGGCATGGAGCTCAGCGGCATCTGCAGCGATATGAAAGAGACCGGCTACGACGCCGTAGAGCTTCTGTGGTCCCCGGGCAACGTGGCCTCCATGAAGGCCGTGGCCGAAAAGGCGGGGCTGGAGGTCTCGGAGATAGTCCTGCAGCAGGACTACATCACCCGGGATCCCGCCGACGCCGCGCGGAACCTGAGCATTTCCCTGGACTGCATCGCGGAATGCGCCGACGCCGGCGTGGACACAGTCAACGTCTTTTCCGGTCCCGCCCCCTGGATCCCCGACCCGGTCATAGTGGGAAAGGACATCTCCCAGGGCGAAGCCTGGAGACGGCTGTTTGCGGCCTTTGACGAGCTGGTCCCCTGCGCCGAGGAGAACGGGGTGTATCTGGCTCTGGAGGGGGTGTGGTGCCATCTGTGCCACGACTTCTTTACCTCCAAATATCTGGTGGACCGGTACCGGAGCGAATACCTGGGCGTGAACTTTGACCCCTCCCACGACATAGTCAGCAACAATACGGACGTGGACTTTCTCATAAAGGGCTGGGGAAAGGCCATAAAGCACATACACCTGAAGGACGCCGCGGGCATGATGGAGCCGGGCAGATTCGTATTTCCTCTGCTGGGCGAGGGCTTTGTGGACTGGAAGGCCTTCCGCAGGGCCCTGGACGATATATGCTATGCCGGCGTGTGCTCCGTGGAGTTTGAATCCGCGGGCTATCTGGTCAATTATTGCGGCGGCGATCTGAGGCAGGCGGCCCGTCTGTCCTTTGACATATTGAAAAAACTCCTAAGGAAGGAATAG
- a CDS encoding Gfo/Idh/MocA family oxidoreductase translates to MEKDLKVLMVGCGAISFVWFEAFVKRTDCHIAGVVDINKQMAQERAAQYGLTCPVFDDFDTAFAAVKPDIVVDLTFPFCHHDITVKSLRGGAHVFGEKPMCLDRDEAQDMVRTAEETGMVYNVHQNRRSMKGTRALRKAISEGRLGKIWMTCCEIYVNSDLSSIRNTLPYPMLQDQAVHSFDSCRFILGADAEAVYCHSYNPPGSKYNGDGSGCCIFDMSDGSTLVFNAVMDTDYMNTPWHSQFRVIGEMGTAVWDGREDTLPQAELRQPDGSILKTELEPGDDWNGLMFHECGVEEMMTALKEGKTYHGCGKDNYKSIAMTFSSIDSIKAGGKVKVW, encoded by the coding sequence ATGGAAAAAGATCTCAAGGTATTGATGGTAGGCTGCGGCGCCATATCCTTTGTATGGTTTGAAGCCTTTGTCAAGCGCACCGACTGCCATATAGCAGGCGTGGTGGACATCAACAAACAGATGGCGCAGGAAAGAGCCGCCCAATACGGCCTCACCTGTCCCGTGTTCGACGATTTTGACACGGCCTTTGCGGCGGTGAAGCCGGACATAGTGGTGGACCTGACCTTTCCCTTCTGTCATCACGACATCACGGTCAAGAGCCTCCGGGGCGGCGCCCACGTCTTCGGCGAAAAGCCCATGTGTCTGGACAGAGACGAGGCTCAGGACATGGTGCGGACAGCCGAGGAGACCGGCATGGTGTACAACGTGCACCAGAACCGCCGCAGCATGAAGGGCACCCGGGCCCTGAGAAAGGCCATCTCCGAGGGCCGGCTGGGCAAGATATGGATGACCTGCTGCGAGATATACGTGAACAGCGACCTCTCCAGCATCCGCAACACTCTGCCCTATCCCATGCTCCAGGACCAGGCCGTCCACAGCTTTGACAGCTGCCGGTTCATTCTGGGGGCGGACGCCGAGGCGGTCTATTGCCACAGCTACAATCCTCCCGGCTCCAAATACAACGGCGACGGCTCCGGCTGCTGCATCTTTGACATGTCCGACGGCTCCACCCTGGTGTTCAACGCCGTCATGGACACGGACTACATGAATACTCCCTGGCACTCCCAGTTCAGAGTCATAGGCGAGATGGGGACCGCGGTCTGGGACGGCAGGGAGGACACTCTCCCTCAGGCCGAGCTGCGGCAGCCCGACGGCAGCATCCTGAAGACGGAGCTGGAGCCCGGCGACGACTGGAACGGCCTCATGTTCCATGAGTGCGGCGTGGAGGAAATGATGACCGCCCTCAAGGAGGGCAAGACCTACCACGGCTGCGGCAAGGACAACTACAAGAGCATCGCCATGACCTTTTCGTCCATAGACAGCATCAAGGCCGGCGGCAAGGTGAAGGTGTGGTAA
- a CDS encoding beta-lactamase family protein: MTIVKRFCLAAALLLCCAALFAQEQSIPNLQSGDVRNLQRLTAVTDWLYGIPGGDFEKAVFPDVYWGSAATRVSVIPFYNREHLFRTFPFDEDLPLKVWGSMKVDNVRWFDKDQKEVTKPNGYGRYTAYVEADIPGLGAAKRLFLPIFVYDNADRNWWEKLNVPWRNGYFDPSYPNFAEIDPKVWHDGAPEIRDAYAEGIWNWFYSPRGAELLGTLAEGYKADPKQPGQLNSIACRNAEYYLKLKLKVLRLTPKGLREPQYLEKKAPVLHKGSLKDAGVTQKDLKKLKESLTVWQKAVEYGFQVVMARHGVVVLDEVYPGKRDKELLGFRVAKDSKLEIASLTKLHSGLLLAQFLDQGLIGLDDKASTYLPDFPISDKVITIRMLNNHTTGLSGHGNFDGLANPFLETDEMIGKQFLKPGLVSNYNGMGFDLSGKIMEAVSGKSIYRLFQENFFLPLGNKDTYITDMGYGLHCTAMDMARIGQLMLNKGSYGDRRFFSPETFDKLTPIPINTFEPDVQKGADNMWEYGVGMMVGDYGLGPVLTHGSATGSILLVDPGRDMVFAMARYDSAGYENCAGVYKALADMMRDAK; this comes from the coding sequence ATGACAATAGTGAAAAGATTTTGTCTGGCTGCGGCGCTGCTGCTCTGCTGCGCCGCCCTCTTTGCCCAGGAGCAGTCCATCCCCAACCTGCAAAGCGGAGACGTCAGGAACCTCCAGAGGCTCACAGCTGTCACCGACTGGCTCTACGGGATACCCGGCGGCGATTTTGAAAAGGCGGTGTTCCCCGACGTGTATTGGGGCAGCGCGGCCACGAGAGTGTCCGTGATCCCCTTTTACAACAGGGAGCACCTGTTCCGGACCTTTCCCTTTGACGAAGACCTGCCCCTGAAGGTGTGGGGCTCCATGAAGGTGGACAACGTCCGCTGGTTTGACAAGGACCAGAAGGAAGTGACCAAGCCCAATGGCTACGGCCGCTACACCGCTTACGTGGAGGCGGACATACCTGGCCTCGGCGCGGCCAAACGGCTGTTTTTGCCCATATTCGTATATGACAACGCCGACAGGAACTGGTGGGAAAAGCTGAACGTGCCCTGGAGAAACGGCTATTTCGATCCCTCCTATCCCAACTTTGCCGAGATAGACCCCAAGGTGTGGCATGACGGCGCCCCGGAGATACGGGACGCCTACGCCGAAGGCATCTGGAACTGGTTCTATTCGCCCCGGGGCGCGGAGCTCCTGGGGACCCTGGCAGAGGGTTACAAGGCTGACCCCAAGCAGCCCGGGCAGCTCAACAGCATAGCCTGCAGGAACGCCGAATACTACCTGAAGCTGAAGCTCAAGGTGCTGCGGCTGACCCCCAAGGGCCTCAGAGAGCCTCAGTATCTGGAGAAAAAGGCTCCCGTCCTCCACAAGGGCTCCCTGAAGGACGCCGGCGTGACCCAGAAGGACCTGAAAAAGCTGAAGGAGTCCCTGACCGTGTGGCAAAAGGCCGTGGAATACGGCTTTCAGGTGGTCATGGCCCGCCACGGAGTGGTGGTGCTGGACGAGGTGTATCCCGGCAAGCGTGACAAGGAGCTGCTGGGCTTCAGGGTGGCAAAGGACAGCAAGCTGGAGATAGCCTCCCTGACCAAGCTGCACTCCGGGCTGCTGCTGGCCCAGTTCCTGGACCAGGGGCTCATAGGCCTGGACGACAAGGCCTCCACGTATCTGCCCGATTTTCCCATCAGCGACAAGGTGATCACCATCCGCATGCTGAACAACCATACCACCGGCCTCTCCGGCCACGGCAATTTTGACGGTCTGGCCAATCCCTTCCTGGAGACGGACGAGATGATAGGCAAGCAGTTCCTGAAGCCGGGCCTGGTGTCCAACTACAACGGCATGGGCTTTGACCTGTCCGGCAAGATCATGGAGGCTGTCAGCGGCAAGAGCATATACAGGCTGTTCCAGGAAAACTTTTTCCTGCCTCTGGGCAACAAGGACACCTACATCACCGACATGGGCTACGGTCTCCACTGCACCGCCATGGATATGGCCCGGATAGGCCAGCTGATGCTGAACAAGGGCTCCTACGGCGACAGGCGCTTTTTCTCCCCGGAGACCTTTGACAAGCTGACCCCCATCCCCATCAACACCTTTGAGCCCGACGTGCAGAAGGGCGCCGACAACATGTGGGAGTACGGAGTAGGCATGATGGTGGGCGACTACGGTCTGGGCCCCGTGCTCACTCACGGCTCCGCCACCGGCTCCATCCTGCTGGTGGACCCCGGGAGAGACATGGTGTTTGCCATGGCCCGCTACGACTCCGCAGGCTATGAGAACTGCGCCGGCGTATATAAGGCTCTGGCAGACATGATGAGGGATGCAAAATAG